Proteins encoded together in one Lysobacterales bacterium window:
- the rpmF gene encoding 50S ribosomal protein L32: MAVQKSRKTPSTRGMRRSHDALTVKQLSTDKVSGETHLRHHITKDGFYRGKKVIQTKADKVASSED, translated from the coding sequence AAGACCCCTTCCACCCGCGGCATGCGCCGTTCGCACGATGCGCTGACCGTGAAGCAGCTTTCGACCGACAAGGTCAGCGGCGAGACGCACCTGCGTCACCACATCACCAAGGACGGCTTCTATCGTGGCAAGAAGGTCATCCAGACCAAGGCCGACAAGGTCGCATCCAGCGAAGATTGA
- a CDS encoding ketoacyl-ACP synthase III: MYSRIVGTGAYLPEKVLTNADLEKLVDTNDEWIRERTGIRERHVAAEGQTTSDLAVEAAKQAMAAAGVTAAEIDLLIVGTTTPDIIFPSTACLVQHRLGANGCAAFDVNAACSGFIFALSTADKFVRSGSSKCALVIGAETLTRMLDWSDRGTCVLFGDGAGAVVLKPSAEPGILSTHLHADGAYKELLYNPVGVSAGFKLDEKNAGVRVMMTGNDVFKVAVKTLDAVVEETLSANNLQKSDIDWLVPHQANLRIITATAKRLDMPMDRVIVTVDKHGNTSSASVPMALDHAVRSGKIQPGQMVLMEAFGGGFTWGSALVRF; this comes from the coding sequence ATCTATTCGCGCATCGTGGGCACCGGCGCTTATCTGCCGGAGAAAGTGCTGACCAACGCCGACCTCGAGAAGCTGGTCGACACCAACGACGAATGGATCCGTGAACGCACCGGCATCCGCGAGCGCCATGTCGCCGCGGAAGGCCAGACCACCAGCGATCTTGCGGTCGAAGCCGCGAAGCAGGCGATGGCCGCGGCCGGCGTCACTGCGGCCGAGATCGATCTGCTGATCGTCGGTACCACCACTCCGGACATCATCTTCCCGAGCACGGCCTGCCTGGTGCAGCATCGCCTCGGCGCCAACGGCTGCGCCGCATTCGATGTCAATGCCGCCTGCTCGGGTTTCATCTTCGCGCTCTCCACCGCGGACAAGTTCGTGCGTTCGGGATCGAGCAAGTGCGCATTGGTGATCGGTGCCGAGACGCTGACGCGCATGCTCGACTGGTCCGACCGCGGCACCTGCGTGCTGTTTGGCGACGGCGCCGGCGCGGTGGTGCTGAAGCCATCGGCCGAGCCTGGCATCCTGTCTACGCACCTGCATGCCGACGGTGCCTACAAGGAACTGCTGTACAACCCGGTCGGCGTGTCGGCGGGGTTCAAGCTGGACGAGAAGAACGCCGGCGTGCGCGTGATGATGACCGGCAACGACGTGTTCAAGGTCGCGGTCAAGACGCTCGACGCCGTGGTCGAAGAGACGCTGAGCGCGAACAACCTGCAGAAGTCGGACATCGACTGGTTGGTGCCGCACCAGGCCAATCTGCGCATCATCACCGCCACCGCGAAGCGCCTGGACATGCCGATGGATCGCGTCATCGTGACCGTCGACAAACACGGCAACACCTCGTCCGCGTCGGTGCCGATGGCGCTCGATCATGCGGTGCGCAGCGGCAAGATCCAGCCCGGCCAGATGGTGCTGATGGAGGCCTTCGGCGGCGGCTTCACCTGGGGTTCGGCACTGGTGCGTTTCTGA